A region of Paralichthys olivaceus isolate ysfri-2021 chromosome 24, ASM2471397v2, whole genome shotgun sequence DNA encodes the following proteins:
- the anos1a gene encoding anosmin-1a isoform X1, protein MPATSSASLWIIFLLGSGVCARKQRAETDDDESWPESVSRARCASRCLSLHSVAALSTSLQNNGSFGWCQNHKQCAKCLEPCKDSWEMKRKSNCRELCERVFPKKHWECVTSCEFLQSVLATKQGSCPPPERASGFAAACVESCDHDRECSAQKKCCSNGCGHTCQSPKDLYKGAPLKPRKELGFEELSTGQMVVRWSSRFNISAEPVVYVLQRRWNFGIQPSEDTATPWQGAAQTTEQGVRLSDTRPGRWYQFRVAAVNTHGTRGFTTPSRHIHSSRDPASPPAPTELRVANMSFGPGRAVSARLQWSTPADLDVPVHHYKVSWSWTAVRQSSASSLTKRRKTVREGQVELDSMRSNRSYRVEVQAVSYWGQTQLRGPRAVLSFNTQRTSSSAPSQPTGDILDVGTPFYQDGQLRVHVYWQSSPDPSVEFYRIQWGPEFCGHNQTRPMEKTSTRDNFVGLQGLLFACKYKVLLQPVSQKSRPLAESTSFFTPSCSTIQAKSPGSISCPGETSSPQKVLLKAANLTASFEVRGGNVTAIFSWDLLKVLSHQQLTGYQVTWTELVPTNHHSNNKLPHSLISQSQILPRDGKVLVVSDLHPASLYRLEVRAITGEGEGPAISRTFQTPGYQNPTKHRSRQRKHPHKLRITERH, encoded by the exons ATGCCGGCCACAAGCAGCGCGTCTCTGTGGATTATTTTCCTCCTCGGCTCCGGCGTGTGCGCCAGGAAGCAGCGCGCCGAGACGGATGATGATGAGTCCTGGCCGGAGAGCGTGTCCAGGGCGAGGTGTGCGTCGCGGTGCCTCAGCCTGCACAGCGTCGCTGCGCTCTCCACATCGCTCCAG AACAATGGATCCTTCGGCTGGTGTCAAAATCATAAACAGTGTGCAAAG TGCCTGGAGCCCTGCAAAGATTCctgggagatgaagaggaagagcaaTTGCAGGGAGCTTTGTGAG CGGGTGTTTCCCAAGAAGCACTGGGAGTGCGTGACCAGCTGTGAGTTCCTGCAGTCGGTGCTGGCGACAAAGCAGGGGAGCTGCCCGCCTCCAGAGAGAGCCAGTGGCTTTGCGGCCGCCTGCGTGGAGAGCTGTGACCACGACCGGGAATGCTCGGCTCAGAAGAAATGCTGCTCCAATGGTTGCGGCCACACCTGCCAGTCTCCCAAAGACCTCTACAAAG GTGCTCCTCTGAAGCCAAGGAAGGAGCTGGGCTTCGAGGAGCTCTCCACTGGTCAGATGGTGGTGCGCTGGTCGTCCCGCTTCAACATCTCAGCCGAACCTGTGGTCTACGTCCTGCAGAGGAGGTGGAACTTCGGCATCCAGCCCAGCGAGGACACCGCCACCCCCTGGCAGGGGGCTGCCCAG acCACAGAGCAAGGGGTGAGGCTATCTGACACCCGGCCTGGACGCTGGTACCAGTTCAGAGTGGCAGCCGTCAACACCCACGGAACCAGAGGTTTCACCACACCGAGCCGGCACATCCACTCTAGCAGAG ACCCCGCCAGTCCTCCTGCTCCTACCGAGCTGAGAGTGGCCAACATGAGCTTCGGCCCCGGCAGGGCGGTGTCGGCCCGGCTCCAGTGGAGCACGCCCGCCGACCTGGACGTCCCCGTTCACCACTACAAGGTCAGCTGGAGCTGGACTGCAGTCCGACAGTCCTCCGCTTCATCTCTGaccaagaggaggaagacagtCAGAGAG ggcCAAGTGGAGCTGGACAGCATGCGCTCTAACAGGAGCTACAGGGTGGAGGTCCAGGCTGTGTCCTACTGGGGACAAACTCAACTCAGAGGTCCCCGAGCCGTCCTGAGCTTCAACACACAGCGCA CGTCCAGTTCTGCTCCGAGCCAACCCACAGGAGACATTCTGGATGTGGGGACACCGTTCTACCAGGACGGACAGCTCCGGGTTCATGTTTACTGGCAGAGCAGCCCTG ATCCTTCAGTTGAGTTCTACAGAATCCAGTGGGGGCCAGAGTTTTGTGGACACAACCAGACCAGACCCATGGAGAAGACCAGCACACGG GACAACTTCGTCGGCCTGCAGGGTTTGCTCTTCGCCTGCAAGTATAAAGTCCTCCTGCAGCCAGTCAGCCAGAAGAGTCGTCCTCTGGCAGAAAGCACTAGCTTCTTCACTCCTTCCTGTTCCACCATTCAGGCCAAGAGTCCAGGTTCCATCTCCTGCCCTGGAGAAACAT CGTCCCCTCAGAAGGTCCTGCTGAAGGCAGCCAACCTGACAGCATCCTTTGAGGTCCGGGGAGGCAACGTGACAGCCATCTTCAGCTGGGATTTGTTAAAGGTCCTGTCCCACCAGCAGCTGACTGGTTACCAGGTGACCTGGACGGAGCTCGTCCCCACCAAccaccacagcaacaacaagctGCCTCACAGCCTCATCTCCCAGTCCCAGATCCTACCCCGG GACGGTAAAGTGCTGGTGGTGTCAGACCTGCACCCTGCCAGTCTGTACAGGCTGGAGGTGCGTGCCATCACAGGAGAAGGGGAAGGTCCTGCAATCAGCCGAACCTTCCAGACCCCTGGATACCAAAACCCCACGAAGCACA GATCCAGGCAGAGGAAGCATCCCCATAAACTGCGAATCACAGAGAGGCACTGA
- the anos1a gene encoding anosmin-1a isoform X2 — translation MPATSSASLWIIFLLGSGVCARKQRAETDDDESWPESVSRARCASRCLSLHSVAALSTSLQCLEPCKDSWEMKRKSNCRELCERVFPKKHWECVTSCEFLQSVLATKQGSCPPPERASGFAAACVESCDHDRECSAQKKCCSNGCGHTCQSPKDLYKGAPLKPRKELGFEELSTGQMVVRWSSRFNISAEPVVYVLQRRWNFGIQPSEDTATPWQGAAQTTEQGVRLSDTRPGRWYQFRVAAVNTHGTRGFTTPSRHIHSSRDPASPPAPTELRVANMSFGPGRAVSARLQWSTPADLDVPVHHYKVSWSWTAVRQSSASSLTKRRKTVREGQVELDSMRSNRSYRVEVQAVSYWGQTQLRGPRAVLSFNTQRTSSSAPSQPTGDILDVGTPFYQDGQLRVHVYWQSSPDPSVEFYRIQWGPEFCGHNQTRPMEKTSTRDNFVGLQGLLFACKYKVLLQPVSQKSRPLAESTSFFTPSCSTIQAKSPGSISCPGETSSPQKVLLKAANLTASFEVRGGNVTAIFSWDLLKVLSHQQLTGYQVTWTELVPTNHHSNNKLPHSLISQSQILPRDGKVLVVSDLHPASLYRLEVRAITGEGEGPAISRTFQTPGYQNPTKHRSRQRKHPHKLRITERH, via the exons ATGCCGGCCACAAGCAGCGCGTCTCTGTGGATTATTTTCCTCCTCGGCTCCGGCGTGTGCGCCAGGAAGCAGCGCGCCGAGACGGATGATGATGAGTCCTGGCCGGAGAGCGTGTCCAGGGCGAGGTGTGCGTCGCGGTGCCTCAGCCTGCACAGCGTCGCTGCGCTCTCCACATCGCTCCAG TGCCTGGAGCCCTGCAAAGATTCctgggagatgaagaggaagagcaaTTGCAGGGAGCTTTGTGAG CGGGTGTTTCCCAAGAAGCACTGGGAGTGCGTGACCAGCTGTGAGTTCCTGCAGTCGGTGCTGGCGACAAAGCAGGGGAGCTGCCCGCCTCCAGAGAGAGCCAGTGGCTTTGCGGCCGCCTGCGTGGAGAGCTGTGACCACGACCGGGAATGCTCGGCTCAGAAGAAATGCTGCTCCAATGGTTGCGGCCACACCTGCCAGTCTCCCAAAGACCTCTACAAAG GTGCTCCTCTGAAGCCAAGGAAGGAGCTGGGCTTCGAGGAGCTCTCCACTGGTCAGATGGTGGTGCGCTGGTCGTCCCGCTTCAACATCTCAGCCGAACCTGTGGTCTACGTCCTGCAGAGGAGGTGGAACTTCGGCATCCAGCCCAGCGAGGACACCGCCACCCCCTGGCAGGGGGCTGCCCAG acCACAGAGCAAGGGGTGAGGCTATCTGACACCCGGCCTGGACGCTGGTACCAGTTCAGAGTGGCAGCCGTCAACACCCACGGAACCAGAGGTTTCACCACACCGAGCCGGCACATCCACTCTAGCAGAG ACCCCGCCAGTCCTCCTGCTCCTACCGAGCTGAGAGTGGCCAACATGAGCTTCGGCCCCGGCAGGGCGGTGTCGGCCCGGCTCCAGTGGAGCACGCCCGCCGACCTGGACGTCCCCGTTCACCACTACAAGGTCAGCTGGAGCTGGACTGCAGTCCGACAGTCCTCCGCTTCATCTCTGaccaagaggaggaagacagtCAGAGAG ggcCAAGTGGAGCTGGACAGCATGCGCTCTAACAGGAGCTACAGGGTGGAGGTCCAGGCTGTGTCCTACTGGGGACAAACTCAACTCAGAGGTCCCCGAGCCGTCCTGAGCTTCAACACACAGCGCA CGTCCAGTTCTGCTCCGAGCCAACCCACAGGAGACATTCTGGATGTGGGGACACCGTTCTACCAGGACGGACAGCTCCGGGTTCATGTTTACTGGCAGAGCAGCCCTG ATCCTTCAGTTGAGTTCTACAGAATCCAGTGGGGGCCAGAGTTTTGTGGACACAACCAGACCAGACCCATGGAGAAGACCAGCACACGG GACAACTTCGTCGGCCTGCAGGGTTTGCTCTTCGCCTGCAAGTATAAAGTCCTCCTGCAGCCAGTCAGCCAGAAGAGTCGTCCTCTGGCAGAAAGCACTAGCTTCTTCACTCCTTCCTGTTCCACCATTCAGGCCAAGAGTCCAGGTTCCATCTCCTGCCCTGGAGAAACAT CGTCCCCTCAGAAGGTCCTGCTGAAGGCAGCCAACCTGACAGCATCCTTTGAGGTCCGGGGAGGCAACGTGACAGCCATCTTCAGCTGGGATTTGTTAAAGGTCCTGTCCCACCAGCAGCTGACTGGTTACCAGGTGACCTGGACGGAGCTCGTCCCCACCAAccaccacagcaacaacaagctGCCTCACAGCCTCATCTCCCAGTCCCAGATCCTACCCCGG GACGGTAAAGTGCTGGTGGTGTCAGACCTGCACCCTGCCAGTCTGTACAGGCTGGAGGTGCGTGCCATCACAGGAGAAGGGGAAGGTCCTGCAATCAGCCGAACCTTCCAGACCCCTGGATACCAAAACCCCACGAAGCACA GATCCAGGCAGAGGAAGCATCCCCATAAACTGCGAATCACAGAGAGGCACTGA